A window of Patagioenas fasciata isolate bPatFas1 chromosome 5, bPatFas1.hap1, whole genome shotgun sequence contains these coding sequences:
- the CTSD gene encoding cathepsin D, whose protein sequence is MSPRGLLLLLALAGPCAALIRIPLTKFPSMRRVLSEVGSEIPDMNAMTQLLKFKLGFADVGEPTPEILKNYMDAQYYGEIGIGTPAQKFTVVFDTGSSNLWVPSVHCHLLDIACLLHHKYDSSKSSTYVENGTDFAIHYGTGSLSGYLSQDTVTLGNLKIKNQIFGEALKQPGITFIAAKFDGILGMAFPRISVDKVTPFFDNIMQQKLIEKNIFSFYLNRDPSAQPGGELLLGGTDPKYYSGDFSWVNVTRKAYWQVHMDAVDVANGLTLCKGGCEAIVDTGTSLITGPTKEVKELQTAIGAKPLIKGQYVIPCDKVSSLPVITLTLGGKPYQLTGEQYVFKVSVQGETICLSGFSGLDVPPPGGPLWILGDVFIGPYYTVFDRDNDSVGFAKCV, encoded by the exons ATGAGCCCCCGcggcctgctcctgctgctcgcCTTGGCAGGGCCGTGCGCGGCCCTCATCAG GATCCCTCTGACCAAGTTCCCCTCCATGCGGCGGGTCCTGAGTGAGGTGGGCAGCGAGATCCCAGACATGAATGCCATGACCCAGCTCCTCAAGTTCAAGCTAGGCTTTGCTGATGTGGGGGAGCCCACCCCAGAGATCCTGAAGAACTACATGGAT GCCCAGTACTATGGTGAGATTGGCATTGGGACTCCTGCTCAGAAGTTCACTGTGGTCTTTGACACTGGCTCCTCCAACCTCTGGGTGCCATCTGTGCACTGTCACCTGCTGGACATTGCCTGCT TGCTGCACCACAAGTACGATTCCTCCAAATCCAGCACCTACGTGGAGAATGGCACTGACTTCGCCATCCACTATGGGACGGGGAGCCTTTCTGGATACCTCAGCCAGGACACTGTCACG CTTGGTAACTTGAAAATCAAGAACCAGATTTTCGGGGAGGCCTTGAAGCAGCCAGGCATCACGTTCATCGCTGCCAAGTTCGACGGCATCCTGGGCATGGCGTTCCCGAGGATCTCTGTGGACAAGGTCACCCCTTTCTTCGATAACATCATGCAACAGAAGCTGattgagaaaaacattttctCCTTCTACCTGAACAG agacCCCTCCGCTCAGCCTGGTGGCGAGCTGCTCCTGGGAGGGACTGACCCCAAGTATTACAGTGGTGACTTCAGCTGGGTCAATGTCACACGCAAGGCCTACTGGCAGGTCCACATGGACGC GGTGGACGTTGCCAATGGGCTGACTCTGTGCAAAGGGGGCTGTGAGGCCATCGTGGACACAGGAACTTCACTTATCACTGGTCCCACCAAGGAAGTAAAGGAGCTGCAGACAGCCATCGGTGCAAAACCGCTCATCAAAGGCCAG TATGTGATTCCCTGTGATAAGgtgtcatctctgcctgtcaTCACTCTAACACTAGGAGGGAAGCCCTACCAGCTCACCGGAGAGCAGTATGTCTTCAAG GTTTCTGTACAAGGAGAGACCATCTGCCTGAGTGGCTTTTCAGGCCTTGACGTCCCACCCCCTGGGGGCCCACTCTGGATCCTGGGAGATGTCTTCATCGGTCCCTACTACACCGTCTTTGACCGTGATAATGACTCTGTTGGCTTTGCCAAATGTGTCTAA